One Mercurialis annua linkage group LG3, ddMerAnnu1.2, whole genome shotgun sequence DNA window includes the following coding sequences:
- the LOC126673888 gene encoding uncharacterized protein LOC126673888, giving the protein MSLHFSISSSIISPSPPLFSPISSPYFLPFSSLNGCNSSRTTISYQYNNKIPRTSAKFGLYYNSMDKQPDGCFRVSSVSTSGAADGELENSSHGGENQKSPFEEDGDEDVEEEEEVDVVSPTGVLPERWDVLGLGQAMVDFSGMVDDEFLERLGLEKGTRKLVNHEERGRVLRAMDGCSYKAAAGGSLSNSLVALARLGCKPMTGPALNVAMAGSVGSDPLGEFYRAKLRRANVNFLSAPVKDGTTGTVIVLTTSDAQRTMLAYQGTSSDVNYDASLASIIPKTNILVIEGYLFELTDTIKTITRACEDARRNGAMVAITASDVSCIERHYDDFWEIVENYADVIFANGDEARALCDFAPKESTISATRYLSHFVPLVSVTDGPRGSYIGVKGEAVYIPPSPCVPVDTCGAGDAYASGILYCILRGVSDLKGMGTIAARVASTVVAQQGTRLGIQDAVKLAESFSFNLNASTMSDVGSDHISSL; this is encoded by the exons ATGTCCCTCCATTTCTCCATTTCATCTTCAATTATCTCCCCTTCTCCACCTCTCTTTTCTCCTATTTCCTCTCCCTATTTCCTCCCTTTTTCCTCTCTAAATGGGTGCAATTCTTCAAGAACCACTATTTCCTACCAATACAACAATAAAATACCAAGAACAAGTGCAAAATTCGGGCTTTATTATAACTCCATGGATAAACAACCTGATGGGTGTTTCAGGGTCTCTTCTGTTTCCACCTCTGGTGCAGCAGATGGAGAGTTAGAGAATTCTAGTCATGGTGGTGAGAATCAAAAGAGTCCATTTGAAGAAGATGGAGATGAAGACgttgaggaggaggaggaggtagATGTTGTTAGCCCGACTGGTGTTTTGCCTGAGAGATGGGATGTGCTTGGTCTTGGTCAAGCTATG GTGGACTTTTCTGGCATGGTTGATGACGAGTTCTTAGAAAGATTGGGATTAGAGAAGGGTACAAGAAAACTTGTGAACCATGAAGAGAGGGGTAGAGTTTTGCGAGCTATGGATGGTTGCAGCTATAAGGCAGCTGCTGGTGGATCTCTATCAAACAGTCTAGTGGCATTGGCAAGGCTCGGTTGCAAGCCCATGACAGGCCCTGCATTAAATGTAGCCATGGCAGGCAGTGTAGGGAGCGatccacttggtgaattctACAG AGCAAAACTACGCCGGGCAAATGTAAATTTTCTTTCTGCACCTGTCAAAGATGGCACAACAGGAACAGTGATAGTTCTAACTACTTCAGATGCACAGCGAACTATGCTTGCATATCAG GGCACATCTTCTGATGTTAACTACGACGCTTCTTTGGCTAGTATAATTCCCAAGACAAACATACTGGTAATTGAAGGTTATTTGTTTGAACTGACTGatacaattaaaacaattaCAAGAGCCTGTGAAGATGCACGGAGAAATGGTGCTATGGTTGCTATCACAGCATCAGATGTGTCATGCATCGAGAGACACTATGATGATTTTTG GGAAATTGTAGAGAACTATGCAGATGTAATTTTTGCAAATGGTGATGAAGCCAGAGCTTTATGCGATTTTGCCCCAAAGGAAAGCACGATTTCAGCTACAAGGTATCTGAGTCACTTTGTACCGTTAGTCTCTGTTACAGATGGACCAAGAGGGTCCTACATTGGTGTAAAAGGAGAAGCTGTATATATCCCTCCTTCGCCATGTGTACCAGTTGACACCTGCGGTGCTGGAGATGCATATGCATCCGGCATTTTGTATTGCATTCTACGTGGTGTATCGGATTTGAAAGGAATGGGTACCATAGCAGCTAGGGTTGCATCCACAGTTGTTGCACAGCAGGGTACTCGACTCGGAATTCAGGATGCTGTTAAGCTAGCAGAATCATTTTCATTTAATCTCAACGCTTCCACCATGTCAGACGTTGGTTCTGATCACATTTCAAGCTTGTAA
- the LOC126675188 gene encoding protein RGF1 INDUCIBLE TRANSCRIPTION FACTOR 1-like gives MIITVNDQEPTNTVREIKPKSRRIMGGGGPDDDGDDVSGEDIKWPPWLQPLLETSFFAQCKLHADAHKSECNMYCLDCTNGPLCSLCLCYHKDHRAIQIRRSSYHDVIRVSEIQKYMDITGVQTYIINSARIVFLNERPQPRPGKGVTNTCQVCDRSLLDSFNFCSLGCKIAGTSKKKMRKEIEGSDTNSKNKIQSFTPSTPPPTAVSYRSAKRRKGVPHRSPMGGFIIQYY, from the exons ATGATTATCACCGTCAACGATCAAGAACCCACTAACACTGTCAGAGAAATCAAACCCAAAAGCAGAAGAATCATG GGCGGCGGAGGTCCGGATGACGACGGCGATGATGTTTCCGGGGAGGATATAAAATGGCCGCCGTGGTTACAGCCGCTTCTTGAAACGAGCTTCTTTGCTCAATGTAAACTCCATGCTGATGCTCATAAAAGTGAATGCAATATGTATTGCTTGGACTGCACGAATGGCCCTCTTTGCTCTCTTTGTCTTTGTTATCACAAAGACCATAGAGCCATTCAG ATAAGGAGATCGTCGTACCATGATGTGATAAGAGTGTCTGAAATACAGAAATATATGGATATAACAGGAGTTCAGACATACATTATAAATAGTGCTAGGATTGTGTTCTTGAATGAAAGGCCACAGCCTAGGCCTGGTAAAGGCGTCACTAATACTTGCCAAGTTTGTGACCGCAGTCTTCTTGATTCTTTCAATTTCTGTTCTCTTGGTTGTAAG ATAGCTGGAACATCAAAGAAGAAAATGCGAAAAGAAATTGAAGGATCGGACACAAATAgtaaaaacaaaatccaaagcTTTACACCGTCAACGCCACCGCCAACCGCCGTGAGCTACAGAAGTGCCAAGAGGAGGAAAGGTGTGCCACACAGATCTCCGATGGGCGGTTTCATCATCCAATACTATTAA